In the Bacillus alveayuensis genome, one interval contains:
- a CDS encoding AcrR family transcriptional regulator (product_source=COG1309; cath_funfam=1.10.10.60; cog=COG1309; pfam=PF00440; superfamily=46689,48498) translates to MSKRQVPASVKDERLIEKRREQMVKGAVNLFKEKGFHRTTTREIAREAGFSIGTLYEYIRQKEDVLYLVCDTIYDEVRERLEQDIDTKQGTIESLKRAIANYFKVVDEMQDEVLVMYQEVKSLSKDALPYVLQKELEMVGMFEKVLEGCVNKGEISLTKSEQKLCAHNIFVQGQMWAFRRWALRKMYTLEEYIALQTDLLLKGISKK, encoded by the coding sequence ATGTCAAAACGTCAAGTACCGGCATCTGTAAAAGATGAAAGGCTAATTGAAAAAAGACGAGAGCAAATGGTTAAAGGGGCCGTTAATTTATTTAAAGAAAAAGGATTCCATCGCACGACAACAAGGGAGATTGCAAGAGAGGCCGGTTTTAGTATCGGCACTCTCTACGAATATATTCGCCAAAAGGAAGACGTTTTATATCTTGTTTGTGACACAATCTACGATGAAGTCAGGGAACGTCTTGAACAAGATATTGATACGAAACAAGGAACGATTGAAAGTTTAAAACGAGCGATCGCAAACTATTTTAAAGTTGTTGATGAAATGCAAGATGAAGTGCTTGTTATGTACCAAGAGGTTAAGTCACTTTCTAAAGATGCCCTTCCATATGTTCTACAAAAAGAGCTAGAAATGGTTGGGATGTTTGAAAAAGTGTTAGAAGGATGTGTCAATAAAGGGGAGATTTCTTTAACGAAATCTGAACAAAAGCTATGTGCACATAACATCTTTGTGCAAGGACAAATGTGGGCTTTTCGCCGTTGGGCATTACGAAAAATGTATACGTTAGAAGAGTATATTGCTTTGCAAACAGATTTACTTTTAAAAGGAATTTCGAAAAAGTAA
- a CDS encoding alkylation response protein AidB-like acyl-CoA dehydrogenase (product_source=COG1960; cath_funfam=1.10.540.10,1.20.140.10,2.40.110.10; cog=COG1960; pfam=PF00441,PF02770,PF02771; superfamily=47203,56645), with product MNFKLSEEHEMLRKMVRDFAENEIAPTAAERDEEERFDQEIFDKMAELGLTGIPWPEEYGGIGSDYLAYVIAVEELSRVCASTGVTLSAHTSLAGWPIYKFGTEEQKQKYLKPMALGEKIGAYGLTEPGSGSDAGAMRTTARLEGDHYILNGSKIFITNGGVADIYVVFALTDPSQKHKGTSAFIIEKDFPGFSVGKKEKKLGIRSSPTTEIIFEDCKVPKENLLGKEGDGFKIAMMTLDGGRNGIAAQAVGIAQGALDAAVQYAKERHQFGRPIAANQGIAFKLADMATQIEAARLLTYQAAWLESEGLPYGKESAMSKLFAGDIAMKVTTEAVQIFGGYGYTKDYPVERFMRDAKITQIYEGTQEIQRLVISRMLTK from the coding sequence ATGAACTTTAAATTAAGTGAAGAACATGAAATGCTTAGAAAAATGGTTCGTGATTTTGCTGAAAATGAAATTGCACCAACGGCAGCTGAAAGAGATGAAGAAGAACGTTTTGATCAGGAAATTTTTGATAAAATGGCGGAATTAGGGTTAACAGGGATTCCGTGGCCTGAAGAGTATGGCGGCATTGGTAGTGATTATTTAGCGTATGTCATTGCAGTAGAAGAGCTTTCTCGTGTCTGTGCTTCAACAGGCGTCACATTATCCGCTCATACATCGTTAGCAGGATGGCCTATTTATAAATTTGGTACAGAGGAACAAAAACAAAAATATTTAAAACCGATGGCTCTCGGTGAAAAAATCGGTGCATACGGGTTAACAGAACCAGGATCAGGATCAGACGCTGGTGCAATGCGGACAACGGCACGGCTAGAAGGAGATCACTATATCTTAAATGGATCAAAAATTTTTATTACAAATGGTGGAGTTGCCGATATTTATGTTGTTTTTGCATTAACAGATCCATCTCAAAAGCATAAAGGAACAAGTGCATTTATCATTGAGAAAGATTTTCCTGGTTTTTCAGTTGGAAAGAAAGAAAAGAAGCTTGGTATTCGTTCATCTCCTACGACTGAAATTATATTTGAAGATTGTAAAGTTCCGAAAGAAAACTTACTTGGCAAGGAAGGAGATGGATTTAAAATTGCCATGATGACATTGGATGGCGGACGAAATGGTATTGCTGCACAAGCTGTTGGGATCGCTCAAGGAGCTCTTGATGCAGCTGTTCAATATGCGAAAGAACGTCACCAATTCGGCAGACCGATTGCTGCTAATCAAGGGATTGCCTTTAAGCTCGCAGATATGGCCACACAAATAGAAGCAGCTAGACTATTAACCTATCAAGCAGCATGGCTTGAATCAGAAGGACTGCCTTACGGAAAAGAATCAGCCATGTCGAAGCTATTTGCAGGAGATATAGCGATGAAGGTAACGACAGAAGCTGTTCAAATATTCGGGGGATATGGCTATACAAAGGATTATCCAGTCGAACGTTTTATGCGTGATGCTAAAATTACGCAAATATATGAAGGAACACAGGAAATTCAACGTCTTGTTATTTCAAGAATGTTAACGAAATAA
- a CDS encoding alkylation response protein AidB-like acyl-CoA dehydrogenase (product_source=COG1960; cath_funfam=1.10.540.10,1.20.140.10,2.40.110.10; cog=COG1960; ko=KO:K00257; pfam=PF00441,PF02770,PF02771; superfamily=47203,56645): MNLHFTEEQQMMRRMVRDFAESEIAPYIEKMEEGEFPRDILKKMGELGLMGIPIPEEYGGSGMDFTSYIIAIHELSRVSAAIGVILSVHTSVGTNPILYFGTEEQKKKYVPKLAKGEYLGAFCLTEPSAGSDAASLKTKAVKQGDYYKLNGSKVFITNGGEADTYIVFARTGDEKGSKGISAFVVEKDTPGFIIGKDEKKMGLHGSRTVQITFEDALVPAENLIGEEGQGFKIAMANLDAGRIGIAAQSLGIAEAALEHAIFYSKERRQFGKPIAANQGIGFKLADMATQVEAAKLLTYQAAYLRDNGQPCGKEASMAKLFASQTAMNVATEAIQVYGGYGYTKDYPVERFFRDAKICQIYEGTSEIQRIVISKHLLK; this comes from the coding sequence ATGAACTTACACTTTACAGAAGAACAGCAAATGATGAGAAGAATGGTCCGAGATTTTGCGGAAAGTGAAATTGCCCCATACATTGAGAAAATGGAAGAAGGAGAATTTCCAAGAGACATTTTAAAAAAAATGGGAGAGCTCGGCCTCATGGGGATTCCCATTCCAGAAGAATATGGCGGCTCTGGCATGGACTTTACCTCTTACATTATTGCGATTCATGAGTTATCGCGAGTAAGTGCAGCAATAGGTGTAATCTTGTCTGTTCATACGTCTGTTGGAACGAATCCGATTTTATATTTCGGTACGGAAGAGCAAAAGAAAAAGTATGTGCCGAAGCTTGCAAAAGGGGAATATTTAGGAGCATTTTGCTTAACGGAGCCTAGTGCTGGCTCGGATGCAGCAAGTCTTAAAACAAAAGCGGTTAAACAAGGGGATTATTATAAATTAAACGGTTCAAAAGTGTTTATTACAAATGGGGGAGAAGCGGATACGTATATCGTTTTTGCTCGGACAGGGGATGAAAAAGGCAGCAAAGGGATATCAGCATTTGTCGTTGAAAAGGATACACCTGGATTTATTATCGGAAAAGACGAAAAAAAAATGGGGCTACATGGTTCGCGAACCGTTCAAATTACCTTTGAAGATGCGCTTGTACCTGCTGAAAACTTAATCGGAGAAGAAGGGCAAGGGTTCAAAATTGCAATGGCTAATTTAGACGCTGGACGAATCGGGATTGCCGCCCAATCATTAGGGATTGCTGAAGCAGCCTTAGAGCATGCGATTTTTTACAGTAAAGAACGCCGCCAGTTCGGAAAGCCAATTGCGGCAAACCAAGGCATTGGTTTTAAGCTGGCTGATATGGCCACACAAGTAGAAGCAGCGAAATTATTAACCTATCAAGCTGCTTATTTACGGGACAATGGGCAACCGTGTGGCAAGGAGGCATCAATGGCGAAGCTTTTTGCCTCTCAAACGGCTATGAATGTTGCGACAGAAGCGATCCAAGTGTATGGGGGATATGGATATACAAAAGATTACCCCGTTGAGAGGTTCTTTAGAGATGCGAAAATATGTCAAATTTATGAAGGGACAAGCGAGATTCAACGCATTGTCATTAGCAAGCATTTATTAAAATAA
- a CDS encoding 3-hydroxybutyryl-CoA dehydrogenase (product_source=KO:K00074; cath_funfam=1.10.1040.10,3.40.50.720; cog=COG1250; ko=KO:K00074; pfam=PF00725,PF02737; superfamily=48179,51735), whose amino-acid sequence MNVQKVMVVGAGQMGSGIAQVCAQAGYNVILHDLKDEFLQRGVNVISKNLNRQVEKSRLSEDEKKEILSRIKTTTSLEDAKEVDLVIEAAVEKMDVKISIFKQLDEMTNEHTILATNTSSLPITEIAAATKRPEKVIGMHFMNPVPVMKLVEIIRGLATNNETYKVIEDITKKLNKVPVEVNDFPGFVSNRVLMPMINEAIYTVYEGVATPEAVDEVMKLGMNHPMGPLTLADFIGLDTCLYIMEILHEGFGDDKYRPCPLLRKYVKAGWLGRKTGRGFYTYE is encoded by the coding sequence ATGAATGTACAAAAGGTCATGGTGGTAGGAGCAGGACAAATGGGTTCCGGTATTGCTCAAGTGTGTGCACAAGCAGGATATAATGTTATTCTTCATGACTTGAAAGATGAGTTTTTACAAAGAGGAGTAAATGTCATTTCTAAAAATTTGAATAGGCAAGTAGAAAAAAGTCGTCTTTCTGAAGACGAAAAAAAGGAAATATTATCTCGAATCAAGACGACAACTTCCTTAGAAGATGCAAAAGAAGTCGATCTCGTCATTGAAGCAGCTGTTGAAAAGATGGATGTAAAAATATCCATATTTAAGCAGTTAGACGAAATGACAAATGAACATACCATTTTAGCAACCAACACTTCTTCTCTGCCAATTACGGAAATAGCAGCAGCCACAAAGCGTCCGGAAAAGGTCATTGGTATGCACTTTATGAACCCTGTGCCTGTCATGAAGCTTGTTGAAATCATTCGCGGTCTTGCGACAAATAATGAGACTTACAAAGTCATTGAAGATATAACGAAAAAATTAAACAAGGTTCCAGTTGAAGTAAATGATTTTCCAGGATTTGTATCAAACCGAGTTCTAATGCCGATGATTAATGAAGCCATTTATACAGTCTATGAAGGAGTTGCAACCCCTGAGGCTGTTGATGAAGTCATGAAGCTTGGAATGAATCATCCGATGGGTCCATTAACATTAGCCGATTTTATTGGATTAGATACTTGTTTATACATTATGGAGATTCTTCATGAAGGATTTGGAGACGATAAATACCGGCCATGTCCTCTACTTCGTAAATATGTTAAAGCAGGATGGCTTGGCCGGAAAACAGGAAGAGGGTTTTACACTTACGAGTAA
- a CDS encoding acetyl-CoA C-acetyltransferase (product_source=KO:K00626; cath_funfam=3.40.47.10; cog=COG0183; ko=KO:K00626; pfam=PF00108,PF02803; superfamily=53901; tigrfam=TIGR01930), whose product MGKTVIVSAARTPFGKFGGALSSFTASQLGGIAVKEALKRANVEPEEVQEVILGNVLQAGQGQIPSRQAAREAGLPWHVKTETINKVCASGLRSVTLADQIIRAGDEDLIVAGGMESMSNAPYLLPKARWGLRMGDGEVKDAMVHDGLTCSFTGVHMGTYGNETAKELGITRKEQDRWALRSHERAIAAIESGKFKEEIVPVEVHKRKGSPISVEHDEAPRKDTSLERLSQLAPVFNHDGTITAGNAPGVNDGAAALVLMSEERAKREGKTPLATIVAHTAIAVEAKDFPKTPGLVINELLRKTGKKVEDIDLFEINEAFAAVALASKQLAGLDPEKINVNGGAVALGHPIGASGARILMTLIYELKRRGGGLGIASICSGGGQGDAILVQV is encoded by the coding sequence ATGGGAAAAACGGTTATTGTTAGTGCAGCGAGAACACCTTTTGGAAAGTTCGGGGGAGCTTTAAGCTCTTTTACCGCTTCACAGTTAGGGGGGATTGCGGTAAAAGAGGCTTTAAAGAGAGCCAATGTGGAACCAGAGGAAGTACAAGAGGTCATTTTAGGAAATGTTCTACAAGCCGGTCAAGGGCAAATTCCTTCTCGGCAAGCAGCACGTGAAGCTGGCCTTCCATGGCATGTTAAAACGGAAACCATTAACAAAGTGTGCGCCTCAGGTCTTCGAAGTGTTACGTTAGCCGATCAAATAATTCGTGCTGGAGATGAGGATTTGATTGTAGCAGGTGGAATGGAATCAATGAGTAATGCCCCATATTTATTGCCTAAAGCAAGATGGGGACTACGTATGGGCGATGGTGAGGTAAAAGATGCCATGGTACATGATGGTTTAACTTGCAGCTTTACAGGAGTTCATATGGGGACATATGGAAATGAAACAGCAAAAGAGCTTGGAATTACACGGAAAGAACAAGACCGTTGGGCACTTAGAAGTCATGAACGAGCGATTGCAGCCATCGAATCTGGAAAGTTCAAAGAAGAAATCGTTCCAGTTGAAGTTCACAAGCGAAAAGGATCACCGATTTCTGTTGAACACGATGAAGCACCAAGAAAAGACACATCCTTAGAACGCTTATCACAGCTTGCTCCTGTTTTTAATCATGACGGCACGATTACGGCAGGGAATGCACCAGGTGTAAATGATGGGGCAGCTGCACTTGTGCTGATGAGTGAGGAGCGTGCCAAACGAGAAGGAAAAACACCTCTTGCCACAATCGTTGCTCATACAGCGATCGCAGTAGAAGCAAAGGACTTCCCGAAAACACCTGGCCTTGTCATTAATGAGCTTTTACGAAAAACAGGGAAAAAGGTGGAAGATATCGACTTATTTGAAATTAATGAAGCATTTGCAGCCGTTGCGCTAGCTAGCAAGCAATTAGCGGGGCTAGACCCAGAAAAAATCAACGTAAATGGCGGCGCTGTTGCATTAGGCCATCCAATTGGGGCTAGTGGAGCACGTATTTTAATGACGCTTATTTACGAATTAAAGCGTCGTGGCGGTGGACTTGGTATCGCCTCTATATGCAGCGGCGGCGGCCAAGGCGACGCTATATTAGTACAAGTGTAA